Proteins found in one Plasmodium sp. gorilla clade G2 genome assembly, chromosome: 14 genomic segment:
- a CDS encoding pantothenate kinase, putative has protein sequence MSTNKGESIICNPMEEKNDCCSLDIGGTLIKVVYVNEKYIHDDNIKENTENLMIKMNENKNIYLTFFDISKLDDTLFFLLRNDLIKKKITLTGGGAHKYFYHVLEKVLYHKLMIEINKSVNKIYVSKYQYDEQLSLLTILLWTPQSNDQNKNIDINNDNKNNMEGLYLFDKKFVDKFPSDTIKIYFIKSYYENNDNYINDNNMILTCSRKDEMNCIMNGIHTLFNVSKSFFEYKSFLNVKVPAKIKDPFHPFIIANIGSGISILKSNGYDSYQRIAGTAIGGGTVMGLAKLILDNISFEELIKCAEDKNKNISYDLKMKHIIGDASVNGSIHSHTLASCFGYIGNIKKEKKKRNGDDKNFHREVAKGLIQMVSFNIGYMVYILSKIHNVKRIFFSGKYISNHEYIMETLTYGVYYYHLHFNSKVNEVNNTNNINLNYNAAKNTIKRELYNPKHKDFKDTFMDIYLSYQYKPKDKDILPQVLFPKHDGFLGALGCFFLA, from the exons ATGAGTACGAATAAAGGTGAATCCATTATTTGCAATCCTATGGAGGAAAAGAATGATTGTTGTTCGCTAGATATTGGAGGTACGTTAATAAAAGTTGTATATGTAAAtgagaaatatatacatgatgataatataaaagaaaatacagAAAActtgatgataaaaatgaatgaaaataagaatatatatttgacaTTTTTTGACATATCTAAGTTAGATgatactttattttttttattgagaaatgatttaataaaaaaaaaaattacgtTAACAGGTGGAGGtgcacataaatatttttatcacgTGTTAGAAAAAGTACTTTATCATAAATTAATgatagaaataaataaatctgttaataaaatatatgtatcaaAATATCAGTATGATGAACAATTATCCTTACtaactatattattatggaCACCACAAAGCAATGAtcagaataaaaatattgacataaataatgataataagaaCAATATGGAGGGACTCTATTTGtttgataaaaaatttgttGATAAATTTCCTTCAgatacaataaaaatatattttataaaatcgtattatgaaaataatgataattatattaatgataataatatgatactTACATGTAGTAGGAAAGATGAAATGAACTGTATTATGAATGGTATCCATACATTATTTAATGTTAGTAAAtcattttttgaatataaatCATTTCTTAATGTTAAAGTACCAGCAAAAATAAAGGATCCATTCCATCCTTTTATAATTGCAAATATTGGTTCAGGTATCTCTATTCTTAAATCTAATGGATATGATTCTTATCAAAGAATAGCAGGTACAGCTATTGGGGGAGGAACCGTCATGGGATTAGCTAAACTTATATTAGATAATATCTCTTTTgaagaattaataaaatgtgCTGaagacaaaaataaaaatatatcatatgatttaaaaatgaaacataTAATTGGAGATGCCTCAGTAAATGGATCTATTCATTCACATACTTTAGCTAGTTGTTTTGGATATataggaaatataaaaaaggaaaaaaaaaaaagaaatggcGATGACAAAAATTTTCATCGGGAGGTAGCCAAAGGTTTAATTCAAATggtatcatttaatataggatatatggtatatatattatcaaaaattCACAATGTGAAAAG aatatttttttcaggTAAATATATAAGCAATCATGAATATATCATGGAAACACTAACGTATGGTGTGTATTACTACCATCTTCATTTTAATTCAAAAGTGAATGAagtaaataatacaaataatattaatttaaactATAATGCTGCTAAAAATACAATTAAAAGAGAATTATATAATCCTAAACATAAGGATTTTAAGGACACGTTTATGGATATTTATCTTTCTTACCAATAC aaaccTAAAGATAAGGATATATTACCCCAAGTTTTATTTCCTAAGCACGATGGTTTTTTAGGTGCTCTTGGATGTTTTTTCCTTGCCTAG